Sequence from the Cyanobacteriota bacterium genome:
TTTGCGCTAATTCAATAATTTCCGATCGCGTGGAACTGGTAGCCGTCATCTTTAACAGCATTAATTCTCGCTCCACACAGGGTATTTGCGTAACATCCTGTACCTTGAGAACGTTAATCAACTTATAAAGTTGCTTGGTTAGTTGCTCGATGACGCGATCGTCACCAGGCACTACCATCGTGATCCGAGAAATCCCCATCTGTTCTGCTGGGCCAACCGCTAGGCTTTCAATGTTAAAACCTCGACGAGCAAACAATCCAGCTATTCG
This genomic interval carries:
- the ilvN gene encoding acetolactate synthase small subunit; its protein translation is MKHTLSVLVEDEAGVLTRIAGLFARRGFNIESLAVGPAEQMGISRITMVVPGDDRVIEQLTKQLYKLINVLKVQDVTQIPCVERELMLLKMTATSSTRSEIIELAQIFRARVVDISEDSLTLEVVGDPGKMVAIVQMLNRFGIREIARTGKIALTRESGVNTEYLKSLEAKL